The following are encoded together in the Roseobacter denitrificans OCh 114 genome:
- the rpoZ gene encoding DNA-directed RNA polymerase subunit omega, with product MARVTVEDCVDKVPNRFELVMLAAHRAREISAGSAPTVNRDNDKNPAVSLREIAEETQSADDLRERLIESNQHQIEVDEPEEDAMALLMGAEQDKPEEDSMSEEMLLRQLMAAQGQG from the coding sequence ATGGCCCGCGTCACAGTCGAAGATTGCGTTGATAAAGTTCCAAATCGGTTCGAGCTTGTGATGCTCGCAGCACATCGTGCGCGCGAAATTTCGGCCGGTTCTGCGCCAACGGTCAACCGGGACAACGACAAGAACCCCGCCGTTTCGCTGCGCGAGATTGCCGAAGAAACCCAGAGCGCCGATGACCTGCGTGAGCGTCTGATCGAGAGCAACCAGCACCAGATCGAGGTTGATGAACCCGAAGAGGACGCAATGGCCTTGCTGATGGGTGCCGAACAGGACAAGCCTGAAGAAGACAGCATGTCCGAAGAGATGTTGCTGCGCCAGTTGATGGCGGCCCAAGGGCAGGGCTGA